DNA from Mycobacterium sp. SMC-8:
ACGATGTGCTGCTCCCACCATCGTGCGCGATCAGCGACCTCCTCGGGGACACCTTCGAGCGCCTCAACAGACCACAGCACCGGTCGTGACCCCGCCAGAACCTCCAGAGTCGAATCGGCCAATACCATCGACAGGGGAACGGTTGTGCGTTCACCAACAGCGTCGACAAGCCGTACCGATCCTCCGGCCAGACTTGCGACCGTGAAAACCCGTGAACCTAGACGGATTTCATCGCCTTCACGGATCACACCGCCTCGAAGCGAACTCATAACGCTGCCGCGCTCACTGCCGTCCGATCGTCGAGGACCGTCCGGGACAGATCGACCACCAAGCGTCGATGCCAGAGCAGATGGAACAGCACAGGCAGCACCACCAGCGGGTCGCCCACCGCCGTCGCGCCCTCCAGAAGGGGCTGCTCGCGGGCGAAACAGCTCAACAGTTCTGCCGCCACGCCAGGTCGCAACGCTCTCGGATGCCGGTACCCAGACAGCCACCGCAGGTTCGCCGCCAGCACAGGGTCCAATACACCGACGCGCCGGTACTGCCAGCCGGCCGCAATGCACACGACCTCCGAGCGGGCGAACAACTCCGCATCAGACTCAGGAATCCGGTCATCGGGACGAACATCGACGATCACGACCGTGCCGTCGGATCTGCGAGCGTAGTAGTCGGGCACATGATGACGGCCATCGGGCCATCGCAGCCGAAAAGGTTGGGAGGCAACGCCAACGGTTTCAGGATTAGCATCCAATGCCATCAGCTGATCCCGCTCAACCCACGATTCATAACCGATGTGCCGGCGCGTCGTCGCGAACCACCACAGCCCAGGAAAATTCCGTTGCCCACGAAACGACGGAAACGACCGCACCGGCTCGCAATCGACATCGAACCGGATCCCATGAGCCAACTCCAATGGAAGACGGGAAGTCCCATCCACGTCGGCTACCTCAAACACCGCATCGCACCGGCCCGCGGCAACAGCATCACCGGCCAGCATCGACATGCCCAGAACGGTACCGGCTGTATCAGATCAAATGAGAAAGGCGCGCCGATGTGTCACATCAAATGAGAATGCTTCAGATCGGATGAGAACTGACACCTGGACCCCGACACGTTCACCGCGCTGCGCTACCGAGGGAACATGTTGCACCACGCGCTGTCGCTGTTGTCGGCAGCGGCCTACTGGGACCGCCGCCGCTACGCCCTCGGTGAGCCGCCGTGGACCCTGATCGGGATGTACACCCGCGGCCGCCTTCTGGCGCCACCCGGCTGACCCTCCGACGTCCCCGCGCTGCCGCCGGGGGCGTCATCACCATGCCTGCCGACAGTCGTCACCATGACGACCACCGCGTCGCCGCGACGATTACCCCGTCACAATGCAGACCGACCCCCGAAATCACGTCTGCATCCACAGTGACGCCATCGTCTGCATCCTGAGCGACGGCCAACAGCCACCGCCCCGAACAGCTCGGGCTGAGCACGCACCACCGCGATATCGGCGGCACAGTCACCGCCGAGTGCCACCGCGATCGCGACATCGGTGAGCACCTTGGCCGGGTCGTGCAGGGTTCGTGGTGCCCGCCACCGCTTCAAGACCTCTGACATGGCCTTTTCCATTCCCGAGACGTGCAGCGTCCGAGCCAACAGCAGCCCGCCGGCCGACGAGACCAACGACTCGCGACCTGAATCCACCAGCAGAGAACGAACCGCGCTACGCTTCACCTACGGAGTGCCTTCCCGCTTTGTGAACATGGACCCTAGACAAGTCACATTTTCTCAAACAGGACAGGCACTTCCGTGCATTACAGGTCGTGTCAACAGCCTATTTCACGAAACGTCGAGGCTAGAGGACGACCAGCGGCGTCTCGACGGCGAGGTCGCCTCGCATCCGCCGGTCCAGCACACCCTCGACGCGCCACTCGACCCGGGCGTACTGGTGCGCCGTCGTCGGGCCGGCGTCGACAGGCACCTCGATCGAGAACGGCAGCTGCTCGACGGTCCCGGCCTGGAACTCGCGCTTGCCCGCGAGGTCCACCTCTGCGACCTTCAGGTCGGTCTTGATGTGGCCGTCGCCGGAG
Protein-coding regions in this window:
- a CDS encoding TnsA-like heteromeric transposase endonuclease subunit, with the protein product MLAGDAVAAGRCDAVFEVADVDGTSRLPLELAHGIRFDVDCEPVRSFPSFRGQRNFPGLWWFATTRRHIGYESWVERDQLMALDANPETVGVASQPFRLRWPDGRHHVPDYYARRSDGTVVIVDVRPDDRIPESDAELFARSEVVCIAAGWQYRRVGVLDPVLAANLRWLSGYRHPRALRPGVAAELLSCFAREQPLLEGATAVGDPLVVLPVLFHLLWHRRLVVDLSRTVLDDRTAVSAAAL